The Osmerus eperlanus chromosome 12, fOsmEpe2.1, whole genome shotgun sequence genome has a segment encoding these proteins:
- the ghrhr2 gene encoding growth hormone releasing hormone receptor 2, translating into MLPDSLRILAFKTKINMEVKFVAAVFVLVCTAKVVQTTHADCSIVIHLLEKEEECKLKKKTTNAVLSTTAHNKTAGCAVEWDAVSCWPAAMIGESVSVACPLPLLKPDSPSVLITRNCTLRGWSQPSLPYFTACYLEDGNEDEHTGDEQNYFATVKLIYTIGYGVSLASLFMAILVFCIFRKLLCTRTYIHLNLFSTFILRGLAVFVKDAVLFADESMNHCTVSTVKCKSAVTFFQYCVLANFFWLLVEGLYLQTLLIFTFAQKKKLFWVYTVIGWGTPSITIIIWALLKSQLDDQGCWDDLDSALWWIIKTPILLSVFVNFVVFINISRIIIQKTKSNGTEKPPYKRLARSTLLLIPLFGVHYVVFALFPEHVGVGPRLYLELVLGSFQGFIVALLYCFLNAEVRYEVRKEIRKVMKGCWSQEENNAFNLATQDYVV; encoded by the exons ATGTTACCTGACAGTTTACGCATTCTGGCATTCAAAACAAAGATAAATATGGAAGTCAAGTTTGTTGCAGCTGTTTTTGTCTTAGTTTGTACAGCCAAGGTG GTGCAGACCACACACGCTGACTGTTCTATCGTCATTCATTTgctggagaaagaggaagaatgcAAACTGAAAAAGAAAACCACCAATGCTGTGTTATCAACAACAGCCCACAATAAGACTGCAG GCTGTGCGGTGGAGTGGGATGCAGTGAGCTGTTGGCCTGCAGCTATGATAGGGGAGAGTGTCTCTGTCGCCTGCCCTCTCCCACTGTTAAAACCTGATTCTCCATCAG TTCTCATCACACGGAACTGCACTCTCCGAGGGTGGAGCCAGCCGAGCCTGCCGTACTTCACAGCCTGTTACCTTGAGGATGGTAATGAGGATGAACACACAGGGGATGAG caaaaTTACTTTGCCACTGTAAAGCTGATCTATACCATTGGATATGGggtctctctggcctctctcttcATGGCCATTCTGGTCTTCTGCATCTTCAG GAAGTTACTGTGCACGAGGACCTATATCCATCTCAACCTCTTCTCCACCTTCATCCTGCGAGGCCTTGCCGTGTTTGTCAAAGACGCTGTCCTGTTTGCAGATGAGAGCATGAACCACTGCACTGTCTCAACG GTGAAGTGTAAATCGGCAGTAACGTTCTTCCAGTACTGCGTCTTGGCCAATTTTTTCTGGTTGCTTGTGGAGGGCTTGTACCTCCAGACTCTGCTTATTTTCACATTTGCTCAGAAGAAGAAGCTCTTCTGGGTCTACACCGTCATAGGCTGGG GTACACCGTCCATAACTATTATAATTTGGGCCCTGCTGAAGAGTCAATTGGATGACCAGGG GTGCTGGGATGACTTGGATAGCGCCCTCTGGTGGATCATTAAAACACCCATCCTTCTATCTGTCTTT GTGAACTTTGTGGTGTTCATAAATATCAGTAGAATCATTATTCAGAAGACTAAGTCCAATGGAACTGAGAAGCCACCGTATAA GAGGTTGGCACGATCTACCCTGCTGCTCATCCCTCTGTTCGGGGTGCACTACGTTGTCTTTGCCCTCTTCCCTGAGCACGTTGGCGTTGGTCCTCGACTCTACTTGGAACTTGTCTTGGGCTCTTTCCAG GGATTTATAGTTGCATTGTTGTACTGCTTCCTAAACGCAGAAGTAAGATACGAGGTACGAAAAGAAATTCGAAAAGTAATGAAAGGATGTTGGTCTCAGGAAGAAAACAATGCCTTTAATCTGGCAACTCAGGACTATGTAGTTTAG